In Chloroflexota bacterium, a single window of DNA contains:
- a CDS encoding 4Fe-4S dicluster domain-containing protein, which translates to MNLQTFELEREMLDHHFAETVTPDREKLLTCIQCGTCTASCPTAYAMDYTPRQLWRLIQVGMREAVLNSTTFWLCTSCYSCTIRCPRGIALTETMSSLKRLAMAEGIRGRERIARFYKAFVETIRRHGRMHEVEFIAIYLGRKDPFSLLERAPLGLALWRKGKLSLIPIEMKRKNDLAILFRKVAELEGQK; encoded by the coding sequence ATGAATCTACAAACCTTCGAGCTAGAGAGGGAGATGCTCGATCACCACTTCGCCGAAACGGTTACGCCGGATCGGGAGAAGCTGCTCACCTGCATCCAATGCGGCACCTGTACCGCCTCTTGCCCAACCGCTTATGCGATGGATTATACCCCTCGTCAGTTATGGAGGCTGATTCAGGTGGGGATGAGGGAGGCTGTACTCAACAGCACCACTTTTTGGCTGTGTACCTCCTGCTATTCCTGCACCATTCGCTGCCCCCGGGGGATCGCCTTGACCGAGACGATGAGCAGCCTGAAACGGTTAGCCATGGCTGAGGGGATCAGGGGACGGGAGAGGATAGCCCGTTTCTACAAAGCTTTTGTGGAAACGATACGCCGACACGGTCGTATGCACGAAGTAGAATTCATAGCTATCTATCTGGGGAGAAAAGATCCCTTCTCTCTGTTGGAGCGGGCACCTCTGGGGTTGGCCCTTTGGCGTAAGGGTAAGTTATCCTTGATCCCTATCGAAATGAAAAGGAAGAACGACCTGGCAATCCTTTTCCGTAAGGTCGCCGAGCTGGAGGGACAAAAATGA
- a CDS encoding response regulator transcription factor — protein MKVLVVDDEPDVVEVVTLTFKLHWPDCQVIAAHSGESALDLFCVECPDVVILDIGLPGMNGFEVCRRLRQISDIPILMLTVRGEELNKVKGLEIGADDYITKPFSPLELLARVRAVLRRAEMPLPLTAAPDFSSGDLTINFASHEVTLRGKPVKLTAIEYSLLFHLVRNAGRILPYGTLLTKVWGYGYRDETDTLKVHIARLREKIEDDPHDPKYIRTARGIGYQFCKIP, from the coding sequence ATGAAAGTCCTGGTAGTCGATGATGAACCTGACGTAGTTGAGGTGGTTACACTGACCTTCAAGCTGCACTGGCCGGATTGCCAGGTTATAGCGGCCCATAGCGGCGAGTCTGCCTTAGACCTGTTTTGTGTCGAATGCCCAGATGTAGTGATCCTCGATATTGGGCTGCCAGGAATGAACGGCTTTGAGGTCTGCCGTCGTCTTCGCCAAATATCCGATATTCCTATATTGATGCTCACCGTAAGGGGCGAAGAATTGAACAAGGTGAAGGGCTTAGAGATCGGGGCCGACGATTACATAACAAAGCCTTTCAGTCCGTTGGAGCTGCTGGCACGGGTGAGGGCTGTGCTTCGCCGCGCTGAGATGCCTCTTCCACTGACCGCTGCCCCCGATTTCAGCAGCGGCGACTTGACGATCAACTTTGCTTCTCACGAGGTAACCCTCCGGGGGAAGCCAGTGAAACTTACGGCCATCGAATATAGTTTGTTGTTTCATCTGGTGCGCAATGCAGGACGCATCCTCCCCTACGGTACTTTGCTGACCAAGGTCTGGGGTTATGGCTATCGGGATGAGACGGATACCCTGAAGGTGCATATCGCCCGCTTGCGCGAAAAGATTGAGGACGATCCACACGATCCCAAATACATCCGAACAGCCCGAGGGATCGGCTACCAATTTTGTAAAATCCCCTAA
- a CDS encoding CoB--CoM heterodisulfide reductase iron-sulfur subunit B family protein — MKYSYFPGCSLQVMASEYNTSARAVMRELDVELKELEDWNCCGATNVEAVSYLLSIALPARNLALAEAKGYELVATCSSCFLNLFRVKEHIRRDPTLQQKLDIILGAMKLHYAGTVRVRHLLDVLVNDIGLEKIAKRMRRKLTGLRVVPYYGCQIVRPYAEFDGPDLPVTMDRLIIALGAEVVPYLLKTKCCGGALTTTRKEIGLKLIGDLLLPAVGTDCVITVCPLCQLNLDAFQSQAAAKLKVSFNIPILYFTQLIGLAFGLGEEDLQLAHNIVSVDRLLTKLKASRSPAFQGADLAASP; from the coding sequence ATGAAATACTCCTACTTTCCTGGCTGCTCGCTACAGGTTATGGCCAGCGAGTACAACACTTCGGCTAGAGCGGTGATGCGCGAACTGGATGTTGAACTGAAGGAGCTGGAGGATTGGAACTGCTGCGGAGCCACCAACGTTGAGGCTGTCAGTTATCTGCTTTCCATCGCCCTGCCCGCCCGCAACCTGGCTCTGGCTGAGGCGAAGGGGTATGAACTGGTGGCCACGTGCAGCTCCTGCTTTCTGAATCTCTTTCGGGTCAAGGAGCACATTCGGCGTGATCCCACTTTGCAGCAGAAACTGGATATTATCCTGGGCGCTATGAAACTGCACTATGCCGGGACGGTACGGGTGCGTCATCTGCTGGATGTCCTGGTTAACGACATAGGACTGGAAAAGATAGCCAAAAGGATGCGACGAAAGCTTACGGGACTAAGAGTAGTCCCTTATTATGGCTGCCAGATCGTCCGCCCTTATGCCGAATTCGATGGCCCTGATCTTCCGGTGACAATGGATCGGCTTATCATCGCCCTGGGGGCGGAAGTTGTGCCTTACCTCTTAAAAACGAAGTGTTGCGGCGGCGCCTTGACCACGACGCGCAAGGAGATCGGTTTGAAGTTGATCGGCGACCTTCTGCTTCCGGCCGTAGGCACCGACTGTGTCATCACGGTCTGTCCTCTTTGTCAATTGAATCTGGATGCCTTCCAGTCTCAAGCAGCGGCCAAGCTCAAGGTCTCATTCAACATCCCCATCCTATACTTCACCCAGCTCATCGGTTTGGCCTTCGGCCTGGGAGAGGAGGATCTGCAACTTGCCCATAACATCGTCTCTGTGGACAGGCTGTTGACCAAGCTGAAAGCGAGCCGCTCCCCCGCCTTCCAGGGAGCCGATCTCGCCGCCAGTCCTTAA